DNA from Artemia franciscana chromosome 8, ASM3288406v1, whole genome shotgun sequence:
ACGGAACGAAACAAGCGATTGAATGTTTATTTTAGTCGAATGATCTAGAGGGGAGATCTAGCTCCTTCACCCagtatttgcttaaaatactTTCAGCACATCCAATAACAACAATTACTTTTAATACATCCCAAACCTGCACAGTGTTTTCAACAGATATAAATCCATTGTTTAATTTAATGATATATAGCAATCCCACATCGCCATCTAATAATAAGACAACTGTGATGTACTAAGCTGAATTACTGGCATCAATATTGGTAGAGCTAGTAATTTTGGTTAGTAATTTCAAACTTCTACTGTTTTAATTTCAGGCCTACAAAAAGTGGGTGGAGCGTAATGGCAGCGAAGAACTATTACCCGGATTAGCCTTAAGCCATGAACAACTCTTCTTCCTAGGCTACGCACAAATATGGTGTGAACTTACAAGACCAGAGGAAGCAGTAACCCGATCAAGAACAAGCAGGCATCCACCTGGATATTTGAGAGTCAGAGGCCCACTGTCAAACCTCAAACAATATGCCATGGCGTACTCCTGCCCTACAAATTCCAAATTTAATCCTGATAGCAAATGTTCAGTTTTTTAATAACTTGTTCTCatcttatttcttcttttttcaatattattatagtttttccatgaaaataaaaGCGCCGAAAAAGTTAGAAGTTCCTAATGAGTGCATATATAGATGCTgagttttacttctttttttattgtagtttttttttaacttttttttagtttgggaaCCTTCTTTCTAAGACATCACCGTCcttaaattatattttgcagGCGTGAAAGGAGGAATCCTTGTGATACACCTGCTAGTGATGACACCAAACCCTCTGCTCCCACTCCCTCACCAAACCATACTTGAATGATTCCTGGGTAAGAGATTAGATTGTTCGGTTGCTTAAATAGTTCCAAAGCGGAGAAACGTGGTTGGAAAACAAGAGGTAGCGTTCTTTGTAGTTGGTAGTTTGCAGGGTAGTTGTCTTGGAGTTTCCCCAGGTTCTCTGGTTGAGATTGTAGGAAGAAGACTTGACCTAGGGCTGGCTTGCAGATGCTTAAATGCGGTGTTGACATCATCCCTTTTCTTTTGGTAAACAAGGTTGAAGTTTTCAACCTTTGTTATCTCCTTTATTATCTTTGGGAATTCAAATGTTGTACTCAGTAGTCAGTATAGTTGTAATATATCAAACTGCATTgaagaataagcataaattGGAACCCTTCCATAGCATGTGAGACTTTAAAAGAAAAcgagaaagaaaattttaaatagagcctgaaaataatataaactttgaaataaCTCCTGGTTTTTGAGAGTTTTACTGAGCATGTATGATTTCTTAGCATGTTAAATCTGAAAGTATGTGTTGattgttttttgtatgttctattgaaagtttgattgttGTATTATTAGGCAACTGTGGACAGACTCAAAACTAGAAGTGAGGCCCAGGTCACAAAGACGAGTTATCTCCGAACCCAAAAAGAGAAtaagcgaaaaaaaatatttagcagAAATGGTCACTGGGCTATGGTGCTTCCTTTGGTACTGTGTTTTAAGATAGGGTATatctatcttttatttttatttttacaagagCCTTCCTTGGCAGTGTTAAGGTGTCGACTATTTTATCCCTCATCCCAAAAGCCCCACTCGATAGCTTCAAACTGGCTTTGGCAGCAATGCTAATCTCTCAGAAGAAAGGAGAGAGTTCCCAGACTCGTCAGTCATTGGTAATAAGAGCACCTGATCCTCAAAACTATAACTAGTGAAAGAACTTCTTTCTACCATCTCAGATTACTCCTCAAGGATACAGGCTAATTTTCATGCTACCGTTTGCACTTCAATGGCTTCTGAGAATCGATTCCCTGGGTGTGATTTTGCCAGCCGTTACCGGCTTCAATCCATCCAATCTCAGAagtattttccacaaaacatCTTGGCTTATGGTTAGACATGGGACAGCCAAGGTTGGTATAGTGAcaataaagtctttttcctgACACTACTACTCAGAGGGATACCACGAGAAGGTTGTCACCATTACCTCTTCGTCGCTTCTTAGCccaaagaagatttttttttgaaatttcggtCTATGGAATTGCCTATACTTTACAAGAATTCAATTTGCCCTCTTCTGGAGTATTTTACCTCAGTTTGGTTAACCATTAATGCAACTGGGGAACAAAGCGTTCAGGGAGCGGTCACAATAGGACTACATTACAAGTAACTCCTCTATTTTTGGGGGTCCTGATAACAATAATAAGAACGGACACACAtacactaataaaaacaaacaagggaaaaatcGGCTTTAATacgaattttaaattttggttcagttctatatttaattattgaataaataataatgatatttCTCTAATAGTAAGTATGCACGTTGTGCTTTTCAAGATCACAGGGACGAAGGGGACTACTGCTAGTATATATCGTGCATGTAATTCTGTGAGGTGTTTTTGCGGAGAATATGTCCGATCCTTCGCTTTACGCTTGTTGATGAAGCAAATGTATGGTCCAGAGGAGATAAACCTAGATGTATTATTTAGTGTGGGGATTCAATTCTATACCCTAAAATTCGTCTTCTGGTCATCGATCTACGCTAAACCAAATATATTTATGAAGGACAAAGAATGAATCTACGAGAAAGACTGAACCTCCTAATtggagataaaataaaaaaaactagtttttttaactgaaagtaaggagcgacattaaaacttaaaacgaacagaaattactcgatatatgaaatgggttgtcccctccgcaatccctcgctctttacgctaaagcttttatttgttttaaaaagtagaattatggcaaagagtcaaactttagcgtaaagagcgagggattgcggaggggacaacccatttcatagacggagtaatttctgttcgtttaagttttaatgtcgctccttactttcgatttaaaaaaaactagttttttttatttactttctgaacgtttttgaattaatgcatgtttgattttagctctccgcacataaattattaacatgaaatttacatattaattcttttgctggctaaatggctttctcttagttttgatcagacgattttgagaaataaggagtgggaaaggaggcctagttgccctccaattttttggttacttaaaaaggcaactagaacttttaatttttagcgaacgtttttattagtaaaaaaacatacgtaacttaagaattaacttatgtaacatacttttatattcttatatttttattatgtatatgagggggtttgtctcctcattaatacctcgctctttacactaaatcgtaagttttgtcccaattctttaagaatgacccctgaatcagaaaggccgtagaataaatacttgaaattactaaaaatactttagcataaagagcgaggtatttatatcctccttaatagctcgctctttatgctaaagtatttttagaacccctcatatgcgtaataatctctgttcgttttaagtttcaatgctactctttactttaaattgaaaaaacattttcatgtttattttttctttgtttttttatagtaatactagaaaatcctgcgcccttttcatagaatttttatacccacatgacatattcctccaaggtaagatcctcccacatagccccctcccctcaaccccaccccccaaaccaaaaacattcccctaaaaacgtctgtgcatttcccaataaccattactgtatgtaaacactggtcaaagtttgtatcttgcaacccctcccccagggattgtaggggagtaagtcattcccatagtcatagttattatggttttcgactatgcggaacaaaatggctatctcaaaattttgatccgttgactttgggagaaaatgagcgagggagggggcctaggtgccctccgatttttttgatcacttcaaaaaggcactaaaacttttcatttctgttatctaaatagctagaaatcctttcttttaaaattttttcaagcacTTTAGATAATGGCGATAAAATTgcaattggacgataattacttacaTCAGATTTATCGCCTTGTTCATACAACGGAATTACTCGGGCAATTTTCCA
Protein-coding regions in this window:
- the LOC136030075 gene encoding neprilysin-1-like; amino-acid sequence: MSIPYFSGRQYDKKGNLQQWWNNQTIKAYRTLINCFVEQYGNYKIQEIDQNLNGRLTVLENIADNVGLKIAYKAYKKWVERNGSEELLPGLALSHEQLFFLGYAQIWCELTRPEEAVTRSRTSRHPPGYLRVRGPLSNLKQYAMAYSCPTNSKFNPDSKCSVF